TCCATCTGCTGTAAAATAGAATATTACCTTGTTATTATCAAAAGTATATTCAACATCTACAAGTTTCATAGATAGATTATGTTCTTCTACCTTTTGTTTGCACAACTCTATTGCCTCGGCAGCCTTCTTTTTATTCTCTCTATGAATATCAAAATCCTCATCTAAGGCTACTCTCAGGACTTTTTTCAAGGGTGCCACTATTTCTTCCTCAGTTACTTCCTTTGGTCCTACTACTACATGTCCAAATTCAATTCCCCTAGCCGTCTCCACTACTACAAAATCATTAAATTTAACATCTATTTCATCAGGATCAAAGTAATATATCTTACCTGCCTTCTTAAATCTTACTCCTACAACCTTTATCATCTATATTCCTCCTATATACTAAGAAGCATTGTCTCTAGAGATAATCCAAAATTAACATTTCTTCTAATATTATTTTTAGTATCTTCTATTTTATATATTATATCATTAATTCTGGTAAAATCTATAAAGGATTGTCTAGATAGCATTTCTACTTTATCATTGTTTGTTAATACTGGTGTTTCTCCAATTTCCTTGTAGATTAATAAATCTCTAAACCAGTATATAATAATATCTAGTATTTCCTCAATGTTTTCTTTATTTTCATTGAAAAAATCCATAGAAGTAAGTGCTTTTACTTTATCTCCATTTAACAAACTATCTATTATAGATATGGTTTCTTCCCTTTTTTGAAAAAAATCTTCTGAATTTGCTAACTCTATAGATTTTTCAACAGAACCCTTTGAAAAATCTGCTATAAATTTAGCCTTATCTATATGAAGTCCATATTCTTTAACTAATAAATCTATAATTTTTGAATTTCTTATTGGATAAAATTTTATGATTTGACATCTGGATAATATTGTGGGAATTAGCTTAGTACTATTGGATGTAATTAAGATAATATTTATGTAATTAGGCGGTTCTTCTAAAGTCTTTAATATTCTATTTTGACCATCTATTCGAATCATATCACTACTATCTATAACAAAAACCTTCTTATTTCCTTCAAATGGAGTGGTAGCCATGCCCTTAATTAGCTTATCTATTTCATCTTTTTTTATAACTCCTTTTTCAGGTGAAATAAGCTTGAAATCAGGATGATTATCTGCATTAAATTTGATACATGAGCTACAGACATTGCATGGTTCTGGAGATTTATTATCTTTACATAAAATTGCCTTAGAAAAGGCTAGGGCTAGGTTTTTCTTACCTAAGCCCTTTTCTCCTTCAAATAAATAGCAATGATTAATAGTGCCATTTTTAATGGCACCTTTTAAAGATTCAATTTGTTTTTCATGGCCTAATATTTGACTGAAATCCATTTCTTACCTCTGTCTATATCTTCATGTATTTGTCTATATCTATTACGAATAAATTTGCTCCACCAACTAATACCTCTTCATTTCCAGACTTAACTTTTTTGCTTGTACATTCTTTTCGTATAAGCTCTGTCACAGTATCAATTTCATTGTTCTCTACTCCTATTAAAAGGGTAGTATTGCCAGATTTTAGGAAACCACCAGTTGAAGAGAGCTTAGTAGTTCTAATTTTATTATCCATCAATGTCTTGACTACTTTTGAAATATATTCATCTTGAATTATTGCAATAATAAGTTTCAAACTAATCCCCTCCTATATCCTAATATGATTTTCTACATCTAAGATAAATACTGTTGCCCCTCCAACCTTTACTTCTAATGGGAATGGCATATAGGTATCTCCAGGCATTGTAACTGATAGTAATGATGTTGTAATCTCTCTAGTCTTACAGTTCTCTTCTATAACCTTCAGTACATCAGATACTTGTTCATCATCTGCTCCAATTAATAGGGTAGTATTTCCTGATTTTAAAAATCCACCTGTAGAGGATAGTTTCGTAACCCTATGTCCTTTCTCTGTTAAATCATCAATTAGACTTCCTGAGTCTTGATCCTGAACTATACATATTATCAGTTTCATTTCTTCACTCCCCTTTTTTATCTAGCAATCTTTCTATTTCTATGATGCTTTGTTGCAATACTTCTTCTACAGTTTTTGTTGCATCAATTATTTTTATATTCTCAGGGTACA
This genomic interval from Tissierella sp. contains the following:
- a CDS encoding DNA polymerase III subunit delta' C-terminal domain-containing protein, with protein sequence MDFSQILGHEKQIESLKGAIKNGTINHCYLFEGEKGLGKKNLALAFSKAILCKDNKSPEPCNVCSSCIKFNADNHPDFKLISPEKGVIKKDEIDKLIKGMATTPFEGNKKVFVIDSSDMIRIDGQNRILKTLEEPPNYINIILITSNSTKLIPTILSRCQIIKFYPIRNSKIIDLLVKEYGLHIDKAKFIADFSKGSVEKSIELANSEDFFQKREETISIIDSLLNGDKVKALTSMDFFNENKENIEEILDIIIYWFRDLLIYKEIGETPVLTNNDKVEMLSRQSFIDFTRINDIIYKIEDTKNNIRRNVNFGLSLETMLLSI
- a CDS encoding cyclic-di-AMP receptor, which gives rise to MKLIIAIIQDEYISKVVKTLMDNKIRTTKLSSTGGFLKSGNTTLLIGVENNEIDTVTELIRKECTSKKVKSGNEEVLVGGANLFVIDIDKYMKI
- a CDS encoding cyclic-di-AMP receptor; the protein is MKLIICIVQDQDSGSLIDDLTEKGHRVTKLSSTGGFLKSGNTTLLIGADDEQVSDVLKVIEENCKTREITTSLLSVTMPGDTYMPFPLEVKVGGATVFILDVENHIRI